In Dama dama isolate Ldn47 chromosome X, ASM3311817v1, whole genome shotgun sequence, one genomic interval encodes:
- the TREX2 gene encoding three prime repair exonuclease 2, with translation MSKGPRAKTFVFLDLEATGLPSVDPEIAELSLFAVHRSSLENPEHDESGTPRPPRVMDKLTLCMSPERPFTAKASEITGLSCEGLARCGKAGFDGTVVRTLQAFLSRQEGPVCLVAHNGFDYDFPLLCMELQRLGADLPQDTICLDTLAALRGLDRAHSHGTRAQGGKSYSLGSLFRRYFQAEPNAAHSAEGDVHTLLMVFLHRAAELLTWADEQALSWAHVEPMYMPPDDLRLEA, from the coding sequence ATGTCCAAGGGACCTCGGGCCAAGACCTTTGTCTTTCTGGACCTGGAAGCCACCGGCCTCCCCAGCGTGGACCCTGAGATTGCTGAGCTCTCCCTGTTTGCAGTCCACCGGTCCTCCCTGGAGAACCCCGAGCATGATGAGTCTGGGACCCCCCGCCCACCCCGGGTCATGGACAAGCTCACACTGTGCATGAGCCCGGAGCGCCCCTTCACCGCCAAGGCGAGTGAGATTACTGGCCTGAGCTGCGAGGGCCTGGCCAGGTGCGGGAAGGCTGGGTTTGACGGCACCGTGGTGCGGACACTGCAGGCCTTCCTGAGCCGCCAGGAGGGCCCCGTGTGCCTGGTGGCCCACAACGGCTTCGATTACGACTTCCCCCTGCTCTGCATGGAGCTGCAGCGCCTGGGTGCTGATCTGCCCCAGGACACCATCTGCCTGGACACGCTTGCGGCACTGCGGGGCCTGGACCGTGCCCACAGCCACGGCACTCGGGCCCAGGGCGGTAAGAGCTACAGCCTGGGCAGCCTCTTCCGCCGCTACTTCCAGGCGGAGCCGAATGCGGCCCACTCTGCTGAGGGTGATGTGCACACCCTGCTTATGGTCTTCCTGCACCGCGCTGCCGAGCTGCTCACCTGGGCTGACGAACAGGCCCTCAGCTGGGCCCACGTGGAGCCCATGTACATGCCACCTGATGACCTGAGGCTCGAGGCCTGA